From the genome of Streptomyces sp. NBC_00659, one region includes:
- a CDS encoding NAD(P)H-hydrate dehydratase, translated as MRTAYCVETVRAAERELMERLPEGALMQRAAAGLAAACADLMGRVYARRVVLLVGSGDNGGDALYAGARLARRGAGVTAVLLAPERTHPGGLAALLRAGGTSAAPGAAEPLLRRADLVVDGIVGIGGKGGLRPEAARLAELARASRAAVVAVDLPSGVEADTGEVLGAAVRADLTVTFGTHKPGLLIDPARGYAGSVRLVDIGLDLPDPADVEALQHADVAARLPFPGAESDKYRRGVVGIAAGSARYPGAAVLAVAGALRGGAGAVRYVGPAADAVVTRFPEVLVSAAGPSKAGRVQAWVVGPGAGDDASAVEEVLAADVPVLVDADGLRLADRGAVRARTAPTLMTPHAGEAAALLGVAREAVEEARLASVRELAGLYGATVLLKGATTLVAGPTGGAVRVNATGTAWLATAGSGDVLSGLAGSLLASGLSALDAGSVAAYLHGLAGRFAADGAPAGAHDVAEALPEAWRDILD; from the coding sequence ATGCGTACTGCGTACTGCGTGGAGACCGTGAGGGCCGCCGAGCGGGAGCTGATGGAACGGCTCCCCGAAGGGGCGTTGATGCAGCGGGCGGCCGCCGGGCTCGCCGCCGCCTGCGCGGACCTGATGGGCCGGGTGTACGCCCGCAGGGTGGTGCTGCTGGTGGGCAGCGGGGACAACGGCGGCGACGCCCTGTACGCGGGGGCGCGCCTCGCCCGGCGCGGGGCCGGTGTCACCGCGGTGCTGCTCGCCCCCGAGAGGACCCACCCGGGAGGACTGGCCGCGCTGCTGCGCGCCGGAGGGACCTCGGCCGCGCCCGGCGCCGCCGAACCGCTCCTGCGGCGGGCCGACCTCGTGGTCGACGGCATCGTCGGGATCGGCGGCAAGGGCGGGCTGCGGCCGGAGGCCGCGCGACTCGCCGAACTCGCGCGCGCCTCGCGGGCCGCCGTCGTCGCCGTCGACCTCCCGTCCGGTGTCGAGGCGGACACCGGGGAGGTGCTCGGCGCGGCCGTCCGCGCCGACCTCACCGTCACCTTCGGCACCCACAAGCCGGGGCTGCTCATCGACCCGGCGCGCGGGTACGCCGGTTCCGTACGCCTTGTCGACATCGGGCTCGACCTGCCGGACCCGGCCGACGTGGAGGCGCTCCAGCACGCCGATGTCGCGGCCCGGCTGCCCTTTCCGGGCGCGGAGAGCGACAAGTACCGGCGCGGTGTCGTCGGGATCGCCGCCGGGTCCGCCCGCTATCCCGGGGCGGCGGTCCTCGCCGTGGCCGGGGCGCTGCGCGGCGGCGCCGGGGCGGTGCGGTACGTCGGGCCGGCCGCGGACGCCGTCGTCACCCGCTTCCCCGAGGTACTGGTCTCCGCGGCGGGACCTTCGAAGGCGGGGCGGGTGCAGGCCTGGGTGGTGGGCCCCGGGGCCGGGGACGACGCCTCGGCGGTCGAGGAGGTGCTCGCCGCGGACGTGCCGGTGCTGGTGGACGCGGACGGGCTGCGGCTCGCCGACCGGGGGGCCGTGCGGGCCCGTACCGCGCCGACGCTGATGACCCCGCACGCCGGGGAGGCCGCCGCGCTGCTCGGGGTCGCCCGCGAGGCGGTGGAGGAGGCCCGGCTGGCCTCCGTACGGGAACTGGCGGGGCTGTACGGGGCGACGGTCCTCCTCAAGGGGGCGACGACCCTGGTCGCCGGCCCCACGGGCGGCGCGGTGCGGGTGAACGCCACCGGGACCGCTTGGCTGGCCACCGCGGGGAGCGGGGACGTGCTGTCGGGACTCGCGGGGTCGCTGCTGGCGTCGGGGCTCTCCGCGCTCGACGCGGGCAGCGTCGCCGCGTATCTGCACGGACTCGCCGGCCGCTTCGCGGCGGACGGCGCCCCCGCGGGTGCCCACGACGTGGCCGAGGCCCTGCCGGAGGCCTGGCGCGACATCCTCGACTGA
- a CDS encoding L,D-transpeptidase family protein — MSRRRVCRGIAVLLTVVAAVPVGAVAATSAPLPPASGRVGEPGPGAAGGPRPSWPGDAPDGRMASAAAAAMGMPAAGRGVRDLPGGMRGPVTTTPVTTTPGTSGPLGSGSSGSGSSGSGPVTFAPLGSDPAGIRPPGSAPRDPASAGPASVGFAPVGPGPVTSGPGASPSSGAAGARPAVACGGRGGPYQRQAERWLGLRVDGKQSAADCRVIRDFQKKHGIEPATGIAGPATWARMRALSAPAHSAPHARPLRGCPVRSYRVACVDLTHKRTWVQQRGRILYGPVPMRSGGVRHPTRTGWFRIYWRHRHHWSTLYDSPMPYAQFFSGGQAFHAVRGSIRTVGGSMGCVNLRPADARGLWKVLRKGDHVYVWGRRPRG; from the coding sequence ATGAGCAGACGAAGGGTGTGCCGGGGGATCGCGGTGCTGCTGACGGTGGTTGCGGCCGTGCCCGTGGGGGCGGTGGCGGCCACGTCCGCTCCGCTGCCGCCCGCCTCCGGGCGGGTGGGCGAGCCGGGGCCCGGTGCGGCGGGAGGACCGCGTCCGTCCTGGCCGGGCGACGCCCCGGACGGCCGGATGGCGTCGGCGGCCGCGGCGGCCATGGGCATGCCCGCCGCGGGGAGGGGCGTGCGGGACCTGCCCGGGGGCATGCGCGGGCCGGTCACGACTACGCCGGTCACGACTACGCCGGGCACGTCCGGGCCGCTCGGGTCCGGGTCGTCCGGGTCCGGGTCGTCCGGGTCCGGGCCGGTCACCTTCGCGCCGCTCGGGTCCGACCCGGCCGGGATCCGACCGCCCGGGTCGGCGCCGAGGGATCCCGCGTCGGCGGGGCCCGCGTCGGTCGGGTTCGCGCCCGTCGGGCCGGGCCCGGTCACGTCCGGGCCGGGCGCCTCCCCCTCGTCCGGCGCGGCGGGCGCCCGGCCCGCGGTGGCGTGCGGCGGGCGCGGGGGTCCGTACCAGCGGCAGGCCGAGCGGTGGCTGGGGCTGAGGGTGGACGGGAAGCAGTCGGCGGCCGACTGCCGAGTCATCCGCGACTTCCAGAAGAAGCACGGGATCGAGCCCGCCACCGGGATCGCCGGACCGGCGACCTGGGCCCGCATGCGGGCGCTGTCGGCCCCGGCCCACAGCGCCCCGCACGCCCGCCCCCTTCGCGGCTGCCCGGTCCGCTCCTACCGCGTCGCCTGTGTCGACCTCACCCACAAGCGCACCTGGGTGCAGCAGCGGGGCCGGATCCTGTACGGCCCGGTGCCGATGCGCAGCGGCGGGGTCCGGCACCCCACCCGCACCGGCTGGTTCAGGATCTACTGGAGGCACCGTCACCACTGGTCCACCCTGTACGACAGCCCCATGCCGTACGCCCAGTTCTTCAGCGGCGGGCAGGCCTTCCACGCCGTCCGCGGCAGCATCCGTACCGTCGGCGGCTCCATGGGCTGCGTGAATCTGCGGCCCGCCGACGCCCGAGGGCTCTGGAAGGTGCTCAGGAA